A window from Musa acuminata AAA Group cultivar baxijiao chromosome BXJ3-10, Cavendish_Baxijiao_AAA, whole genome shotgun sequence encodes these proteins:
- the LOC135650418 gene encoding caffeic acid 3-O-methyltransferase-like, protein MEPTNGMLKAVSEEEEEAYMYALKLTSASVLPMTLKAAIELELLEIIARAGPQAKLSPDDIVASLPSENPKAADEVDRILRLLAAYGIVDCAVEAAADGGSSRKYSMTPLCKLLTKDEAGVSMASLCLLMQDKVHMGSWYYLKNAILHGGVPFDIAYGMTAFEYQGVDPRFNKVFNEAMKGQSTMITNRLLQIYHGFDDVKTLVDVGGGIGVSLHMITTKYPHIKAINFDLPHVISDAPPFLGVEHVIGDMFTSVPSGDAILLKWVLHDWSDDHCAKILKNCWKALPQKGKVIVVELILPTLPKPTTKAQCAFHADLAMLAFNPGGKERTEEEFEAMAKAAGFSGFNATYVFACAWVMELIK, encoded by the exons ATGGAGCCGACGAACGGGATGCTGAAGGCGGtctccgaggaggaggaggaggcctacATGTACGCCTTGAAGCTGACGAGCGCCTCCGTTCTCCCCATGACTCTCAAAGCGGCCATCGAGCTCGAGCTGTTGGAGATCATCGCCCGCGCCGGTCCGCAGGCGAAGCTGAGCCCCGACGACATCGTAGCCTCGCTGCCCAGCGAGAACCCGAAGGCGGCCGACGAGGTGGACCGAATCCTCCGCTTGCTTGCAGCCTACGGCATCGTCGACTGCGCGGTCGAGGCTGCCGCCGACGGTGGATCTTCCCGGAAGTACAGCATGACACCCCTCTGCAAGCTTCTGACCAAGGATGAGGCCGGTGTGTCCATGGCTTCTTTGTGCTTGCTGATGCAGGATAAGGTCCACATGGGAAGCTG GTACTATTTGAAGAATGCAATCCTACATGGTGGTGTTCCTTTCGACATAGCATATGGAATGACAGCGTTCGAGTATCAAGGTGtcgatccaagattcaacaaggtATTTAATGAGGCTATGAAAGGTCAATCGACCATGATAACCAATAGGCTATTACAAATCTATCATGGTTTCGATGACGTGAAGACGCTTGTTGATGTTGGTGGTGGCATCGGTGTTTCCCTTCACATGATCACCACCAAGTATCCTCACATCAAGGCCATTAACTTCGACCTCCCACATGTCATCTCCGATGCACCACCTTTCCTAG GAGTAGAGCATGTTATTGGAGACATGTTTACAAGTGTTCCATCAGGTGATGCCATTTTATTGAAG TGGGTTCTTCATGATTGGAGTGATGATCACTGTGCAAAGATACTGAAGAACTGTTGGAAGGCTTTGCCACAGAAAGGAAAGGTGATAGTGGTGGAATTGATCCTCCCAACACTTCCCAAACCTACAACAAAAGCCCAGTGTGCATTCCATGCAGACCTTGCAATGCTGGCTTTCAATCCTGGAGGAAAAGAGAGGACTGAGGAGGAGTTTGAAGCCATGGCAAAGGCAGCAGGGTTTTCTGGGTTTAATGCTACTTATGTGTTTGCTTGTGCTTGGGTCATGGAGCTGATAAAATAG